A stretch of Alphaproteobacteria bacterium DNA encodes these proteins:
- a CDS encoding DUF1476 domain-containing protein — MGGFDDREKLEESGFSYSQELEFKIYARRARLLGLWAAEKIGLTGQDAENYAKTVVSSDLKEPGHQDLLDKIRADFSSHEVSISDHRLKLEAQKMYEIAKKQILTGE, encoded by the coding sequence ATGGGTGGTTTTGATGATAGAGAAAAGCTAGAAGAGTCTGGTTTTTCTTATAGTCAGGAGCTTGAGTTTAAAATTTATGCACGCAGAGCGAGATTGCTGGGTCTTTGGGCTGCTGAAAAAATTGGTTTAACTGGGCAGGATGCTGAAAATTATGCAAAAACTGTTGTTTCTTCTGATTTAAAAGAACCAGGTCATCAAGATCTTTTAGATAAGATTCGGGCTGATTTTTCATCTCATGAGGTGAGCATTAGCGATCATCGCCTGAAATTAGAAGCTCAGAAGATGTATGAAATCGCCAAAAAACAGATTCTTACGGGAGAGTGA
- a CDS encoding peptidylprolyl isomerase, whose amino-acid sequence MKTILSFLFVTVTLFWSTIAMSTELENTLYLDIPEGRVTIELRPDLAPNHVARIKELTKQGFYNGLPFHRVISGFMVQTGDPLGNGTGGSGKKLKAEFNSEPHTRGAVSMARANDPNSGDSQFFIVLEDSNFLDNQYTVWGRVTDGMKLVDKIKKGKGQSGMVENPDKIIKMTLATDEASANH is encoded by the coding sequence ATGAAAACAATTCTCTCTTTTCTCTTTGTCACCGTTACACTTTTTTGGAGTACGATTGCTATGTCTACAGAACTTGAAAACACTCTCTATCTCGACATCCCTGAAGGGCGCGTCACAATTGAACTAAGACCTGATCTTGCACCGAATCACGTTGCACGCATCAAAGAACTGACAAAACAAGGCTTTTATAATGGACTGCCTTTTCACCGCGTCATCTCAGGCTTTATGGTTCAAACTGGTGATCCTCTCGGCAATGGAACAGGCGGATCAGGCAAGAAACTGAAAGCAGAATTCAATAGCGAACCTCATACCAGAGGCGCTGTTTCTATGGCACGTGCAAATGATCCAAATTCTGGCGATAGCCAATTCTTTATTGTTCTAGAAGATTCTAACTTTTTAGACAATCAATATACAGTTTGGGGTAGAGTTACAGATGGTATGAAATTAGTTGATAAGATTAAAAAAGGAAAAGGCCAAAGTGGTATGGTTGAAAATCCTGATAAAATTATCAAAATGACACTCGCAACTGACGAAGCGTCAGCGAATCACTAA
- a CDS encoding transglycosylase SLT domain-containing protein, which translates to MKKNYWTILGLTSILFSIIALTTGPLFNANAYGSVPKGKSSDCLKHIFEAEETYGIPSGLLLAISLVESGQNGSPHPYALNLNGRSVYSSNIQHASQQIRLKNGKVRPNISVGCMQLQVSYHKKHFQPLDRILEPSANVDYAARFLSSLYRQTKSWPRAVKRYNGGSAQQVNKYVCKVHAHLHTLNTKSASVLRHEPCGKNRAPFISAETKRAFKANPSNMN; encoded by the coding sequence ATGAAAAAAAACTATTGGACCATTCTTGGCCTAACTTCAATTCTTTTTTCTATTATCGCCCTAACAACAGGACCCCTTTTTAATGCGAATGCTTACGGTAGTGTTCCTAAAGGCAAATCATCTGATTGTCTTAAACATATTTTTGAAGCTGAAGAAACATACGGCATTCCATCAGGGCTCCTTCTTGCTATTTCACTTGTTGAAAGCGGTCAGAATGGATCCCCTCACCCTTACGCTTTAAATTTAAATGGTCGTAGCGTTTACTCAAGCAATATTCAACATGCATCACAGCAGATTCGCCTAAAAAACGGAAAAGTACGCCCGAACATTTCTGTTGGTTGTATGCAGCTTCAAGTGTCTTACCACAAAAAGCATTTCCAGCCTTTGGATCGCATTCTTGAACCATCAGCAAATGTTGATTATGCAGCGCGCTTTTTATCGAGTCTCTACAGGCAGACAAAAAGCTGGCCTAGAGCTGTTAAGCGTTATAACGGCGGTAGCGCTCAGCAAGTGAACAAATATGTGTGTAAAGTGCATGCACATCTTCATACACTCAACACAAAATCTGCCTCTGTTCTAAGGCATGAACCATGCGGCAAAAATCGGGCGCCCTTTATTTCAGCTGAAACAAAAAGAGCTTTTAAAGCAAATCCATCGAACATGAACTAA
- the infA gene encoding translation initiation factor IF-1, whose product MSKEDLIEMSGTVTELLPNAMFRVVLENEHEILAHTSGRMRKNRIRVLVGDKVNVEMTPYDLTKGRITFRHK is encoded by the coding sequence ATGTCTAAAGAAGATTTAATTGAAATGAGCGGCACTGTAACCGAACTACTCCCAAATGCAATGTTTCGTGTTGTTCTTGAAAATGAGCATGAGATTTTAGCTCACACCTCTGGCCGTATGCGCAAAAATAGAATCCGCGTTTTGGTCGGTGACAAAGTGAACGTTGAAATGACACCTTACGATCTCACAAAAGGTCGTATTACCTTCCGCCACAAATAA